Proteins from a genomic interval of Clostridium sp. M62/1:
- a CDS encoding CpsD/CapB family tyrosine-protein kinase produces MGKMMKVVNIHTDENRDFRFEEAIKTLRTNIQFSGPDIKTVMFTSAVPGEGKSQITISEAMSLAGLGKKVLVVDADIRKSVLLTRYQVEQEVHGLTEYLSGQRQMEEVICTTDIQGMDIIFAGPYSPNPSELLAEPLFKELILKKREEYDYILIDTPPMAGITDGAIISTVCDGAVLVIAAGTVSRRIERRIKEQLEKSGCRILGAVLNKVTSEHGGYYGKRYRKYYGYGAEK; encoded by the coding sequence ATGGGAAAGATGATGAAGGTGGTGAATATCCACACAGATGAAAACAGGGATTTCCGCTTTGAGGAAGCGATTAAGACGCTGCGCACCAATATCCAGTTCAGCGGCCCCGACATTAAGACGGTTATGTTTACAAGCGCTGTGCCGGGCGAGGGAAAAAGTCAGATTACCATATCAGAGGCCATGTCCCTGGCAGGGCTTGGTAAAAAGGTACTGGTGGTAGATGCAGACATTAGAAAAAGTGTTCTCCTTACACGATACCAGGTAGAACAGGAGGTACACGGGCTTACGGAGTATCTGAGCGGTCAGAGGCAGATGGAGGAGGTGATCTGCACCACAGACATCCAGGGGATGGATATTATTTTTGCAGGCCCGTACTCGCCGAACCCGTCAGAGCTTCTGGCGGAGCCTCTGTTTAAAGAACTGATTCTAAAAAAGAGAGAAGAATATGATTATATTCTGATCGATACGCCTCCTATGGCAGGCATTACGGACGGAGCTATCATCTCCACGGTATGTGACGGAGCAGTTCTGGTGATAGCGGCAGGAACGGTCAGCCGCAGGATTGAGAGGAGAATCAAGGAGCAGCTGGAAAAGAGCGGCTGCCGGATTTTAGGAGCAGTACTTAATAAGGTTACATCAGAGCATGGAGGCTATTACGGGAAGCGATACAGGAAGTACTATGGCTATGGTGCGGAGAAGTAA
- a CDS encoding tyrosine-type recombinase/integrase translates to MKKMKMTEAKMEAYRIYLMESEKSPSTIEKYLRDIRNFYQFLPEEKIIDREAVLLYKRQLIPKYQISSANSMIIAVNGFLSFMGLEELRVKVFKFQRAMVSDPEREIQREEYIRLVEEAERMGKSRLSLILQTLGATGIRISELVCITREAVSSGRAAVNLKGKMRVVILPKRLREKMEIYCRENQIYSGPVFVTRGGKPVDRSNIWSEMKILCKTAGINEKKIFPHNLRHLFARIYYKNNHDIVYLADILGHSSVETTRIYTSISGFEHEKVLEDMELII, encoded by the coding sequence ATGAAAAAAATGAAAATGACAGAAGCTAAAATGGAAGCCTACCGCATTTATCTGATGGAATCAGAAAAAAGTCCGTCAACCATTGAAAAATATCTGAGAGATATCCGTAATTTTTATCAGTTTTTGCCAGAAGAAAAAATCATTGACCGGGAAGCAGTGCTCCTTTACAAGCGGCAGCTGATTCCAAAGTACCAGATAAGCAGCGCCAATTCCATGATTATTGCAGTCAACGGCTTTTTAAGCTTTATGGGGCTGGAAGAGCTGAGAGTAAAGGTATTCAAATTTCAGCGGGCCATGGTCAGTGATCCGGAGAGAGAGATACAGCGGGAGGAGTATATTCGGCTGGTGGAAGAGGCAGAGCGGATGGGAAAAAGCAGGCTGAGCCTAATCCTCCAGACGCTGGGAGCCACCGGAATCCGCATCAGCGAGCTGGTCTGCATTACCAGAGAAGCAGTCAGTTCAGGGCGGGCAGCTGTAAACTTAAAGGGAAAGATGAGAGTAGTTATTCTTCCAAAAAGGCTGAGGGAGAAAATGGAAATATACTGCAGGGAAAATCAGATTTATTCAGGACCTGTTTTTGTCACAAGAGGAGGAAAGCCTGTTGACAGGAGCAATATCTGGTCAGAGATGAAAATCCTCTGCAAAACAGCAGGGATTAACGAAAAGAAAATATTTCCCCACAACCTCCGCCATCTGTTTGCAAGAATTTACTATAAAAATAATCACGATATTGTCTATCTGGCAGACATTCTGGGACACAGCAGTGTGGAAACCACAAGAATCTATACAAGTATCAGCGGATTTGAACATGAAAAAGTTCTTGAAGATATGGAGCTGATTATCTAA
- a CDS encoding sugar transferase: MSVKNRSFYILIDLAAMAAAYVMTQLALYGSLPARMKWYGLTMVLGVYLVSDLFFGHEKPLAEESAVETFLDVVRQTVYMAFLFALLLFLLGQRGGDTRLFFVLLVLFSFGCLYLGRIYCKAVIFNYYGNEKNRTRLLIFANPSNVQKAMGRLAASNLYMYELIALVIMDREGKNPELYLIRPKDTGGYERKSTSDFDLTEYLKRQAVDEALISLPDSSRECISSLLEKLQCMGIVVHVAASSLGLSEEEKQIGELGLYRVLTYGPRIFRPSELILKRAMDILGAAVGICLTVLIGLFVVPAIKLESPGPAVFKQTRIGKNGRKFSIYKFRSMYMDAEERKKELMKQNEMEGFMFKMKDDPRITKVGKFIRKTSIDELPQFFNVLRGDMSLVGTRPPTVDEFERYEEHHKRRLSLRPGITGMWQVSGRSDIQNFEDVVRLDLEYIDNWSVWLDIKILFQTVFVVLLHRGAE; encoded by the coding sequence ATGTCGGTTAAAAACCGCTCCTTTTATATTTTGATCGATCTGGCAGCGATGGCGGCGGCGTATGTGATGACACAGCTGGCCCTGTACGGCTCCTTGCCGGCCAGGATGAAATGGTACGGCCTTACAATGGTGCTGGGAGTTTATCTGGTATCGGATCTGTTCTTCGGACATGAGAAGCCGCTGGCGGAGGAAAGCGCTGTGGAAACTTTTCTGGACGTGGTGAGGCAGACGGTCTATATGGCCTTTCTGTTTGCCCTCCTCTTGTTCTTGCTGGGGCAGAGAGGCGGGGATACAAGACTGTTTTTCGTCCTCCTGGTGCTGTTTTCCTTTGGATGTCTTTACCTCGGCAGAATTTACTGCAAGGCAGTGATCTTCAATTACTATGGAAATGAAAAAAACAGAACCCGCCTTTTAATCTTTGCAAATCCGTCGAATGTGCAGAAGGCTATGGGCCGGCTCGCCGCCTCCAACCTGTATATGTATGAGCTGATAGCCCTGGTGATCATGGACCGTGAGGGAAAGAACCCTGAGCTGTATCTGATCAGGCCAAAAGATACAGGAGGATATGAGAGGAAAAGCACTTCAGACTTTGATCTTACCGAGTATCTCAAGCGCCAGGCAGTAGATGAAGCCCTGATCAGCCTGCCGGACAGCAGCAGGGAATGCATCAGCAGCCTTTTAGAGAAGCTGCAGTGTATGGGGATTGTCGTCCATGTGGCGGCCAGCAGCCTGGGACTCTCAGAGGAGGAAAAGCAGATAGGAGAGCTTGGACTCTACCGGGTTCTGACCTACGGCCCCCGAATTTTCCGTCCCTCTGAACTGATATTAAAGAGGGCCATGGATATTCTGGGAGCAGCTGTGGGGATTTGCCTGACCGTTTTAATCGGACTCTTCGTCGTTCCGGCCATCAAGCTGGAGTCTCCTGGGCCGGCTGTTTTTAAGCAGACCCGCATTGGGAAAAACGGCCGGAAGTTTTCGATTTATAAGTTTCGTTCCATGTACATGGATGCGGAGGAGCGAAAGAAGGAACTTATGAAGCAGAATGAGATGGAAGGGTTCATGTTTAAGATGAAGGACGACCCGAGAATTACGAAGGTAGGAAAGTTTATCAGGAAAACGAGTATAGACGAGCTTCCGCAGTTTTTTAATGTGCTGCGGGGAGATATGAGCCTTGTGGGAACGAGGCCTCCGACCGTGGACGAGTTTGAGCGCTATGAGGAGCATCACAAAAGGCGCCTTTCGCTCCGGCCTGGGATTACAGGCATGTGGCAGGTAAGCGGACGCAGCGACATCCAGAATTTTGAGGATGTGGTGAGGCTGGATCTGGAGTACATAGACAACTGGTCTGTCTGGCTGGATATTAAGATCCTCTTTCAGACAGTCTTTGTTGTCCTTCTCCACAGGGGGGCAGAATGA
- a CDS encoding YfcC family protein, translating into MGSMKTRLQNIRMPHTYVILTMILLVVVGLTYIIPAGEYTRILDPASAREIVEAGSFHYVEGKRPGLFGIFLALQRGYVDAADILFLIIFAYGYVYMLIDNGTLNALINGLIRMLGRRTFLIIPVGMTAFGVLGSTMGIFEEVYGLVPVFAGIAVALGYDVIVGGAIVFVGVATGFAAATLNPFSVGIAQSIAGVPMFSGLLFHAAVFVVFQTAAILYVMWYADRIKKNPEKSVLWGEKTDILPAYERREEPMTVRQWICILMFLGALGMLLYGTTQLDWGINEIAAMFLMMMIFTGIVGGYGATRICRTFIESTKGMISSVLVVGFTRGILLVMQDARIADTVVFYLSQLLSGQSRVVSSVGMLMIQNVINFFITGSSSQAAITMPIMAPVADLVGVSRQTAVLAYMFGDGFSDMFWPTACALECGLMGIPISKWYKFMTPLFGGMIVLQVLFIIISVYVFV; encoded by the coding sequence ATGGGTTCGATGAAAACAAGGCTTCAGAATATCAGGATGCCTCACACTTATGTTATTTTGACAATGATCCTTCTTGTGGTGGTGGGACTTACCTATATCATTCCGGCGGGGGAGTATACGAGGATACTCGATCCGGCAAGCGCAAGAGAGATTGTGGAGGCCGGATCCTTTCACTATGTGGAAGGAAAGCGGCCGGGACTGTTTGGGATTTTCCTGGCCCTGCAGAGAGGGTATGTGGATGCAGCGGATATACTGTTTCTGATTATCTTTGCCTACGGCTATGTATACATGCTGATTGACAATGGGACATTAAATGCCCTGATCAATGGTCTGATTCGGATGCTGGGGAGGAGAACCTTTTTAATTATTCCTGTGGGAATGACGGCATTTGGGGTGCTCGGCTCCACCATGGGGATATTTGAGGAGGTTTACGGACTGGTTCCCGTGTTTGCCGGGATTGCGGTGGCTCTGGGATACGACGTGATTGTGGGAGGTGCCATCGTGTTTGTGGGGGTGGCCACAGGCTTTGCGGCAGCCACTCTGAATCCTTTTTCTGTGGGAATTGCCCAGAGCATTGCCGGGGTTCCGATGTTCTCCGGGCTTTTGTTCCACGCAGCAGTCTTTGTGGTGTTTCAGACTGCAGCTATCTTATACGTTATGTGGTATGCAGACAGAATTAAGAAAAATCCCGAAAAGTCGGTGCTCTGGGGGGAGAAGACAGATATCCTTCCTGCCTATGAGCGGAGGGAAGAGCCCATGACGGTGCGTCAGTGGATTTGTATTCTCATGTTTCTGGGCGCGCTTGGAATGCTGCTCTATGGAACTACACAGCTTGACTGGGGGATCAATGAGATTGCAGCCATGTTCCTGATGATGATGATTTTTACGGGAATCGTCGGGGGATATGGGGCTACGAGGATCTGCAGAACCTTTATCGAATCCACCAAGGGAATGATTTCCTCCGTGCTGGTGGTGGGATTTACCAGAGGCATCCTGCTGGTCATGCAGGATGCCAGGATTGCAGATACGGTAGTCTTCTATCTGTCACAGCTTCTGAGCGGACAGAGCCGGGTGGTTTCCTCGGTAGGGATGCTGATGATTCAGAATGTTATCAATTTTTTTATTACCGGTTCCTCCAGCCAGGCTGCAATCACGATGCCTATTATGGCTCCGGTGGCCGATCTGGTGGGAGTCAGCCGTCAGACGGCTGTTCTGGCATACATGTTCGGAGACGGATTTTCCGACATGTTCTGGCCAACGGCCTGTGCCCTGGAATGCGGACTGATGGGAATTCCGATCAGTAAGTGGTATAAATTTATGACCCCTCTGTTTGGGGGCATGATAGTGCTGCAGGTGCTGTTTATTATAATATCTGTGTATGTATTCGTCTGA
- a CDS encoding CpsB/CapC family capsule biosynthesis tyrosine phosphatase gives MLRRKVKAELTDVHAHILPGVDDGAESLEEARQMLQMAYDQGIRRIIATPHYRRGQDTARLRELARELKKEAEKIDSDFRIYLGQELMDSEELLEDLKEGRAFTMAGSRYILIEFQPVVSFSHMCQRLRQLQMAGYLPVIAHMERYECLKRGERVRDLIQAGNFTQMNFSSLQGNPLHKNTRWCRRQVLDGNVHLLGTDMHHINQRTPDIKKAVSWLSRNCTRSRLYWMVWKNPAYIIKKKEGMGR, from the coding sequence ATGCTCAGGAGAAAGGTAAAAGCAGAACTTACTGATGTGCACGCCCATATTCTTCCGGGAGTCGACGATGGAGCTGAAAGTCTGGAGGAAGCCAGACAAATGCTTCAGATGGCATATGACCAGGGGATCCGACGTATCATCGCAACCCCTCACTACCGGCGGGGACAGGATACAGCGCGGCTCAGAGAGCTGGCCCGGGAGCTTAAAAAAGAGGCAGAAAAGATAGACTCCGATTTTAGAATCTATTTAGGGCAGGAGCTTATGGATTCAGAGGAGCTTCTGGAAGATCTGAAAGAAGGAAGGGCCTTTACCATGGCAGGGAGCAGGTACATACTGATAGAATTTCAGCCTGTGGTTTCCTTCAGCCATATGTGCCAGCGCCTCAGGCAGCTGCAGATGGCAGGGTATCTGCCTGTCATAGCACATATGGAGCGGTATGAGTGTCTGAAAAGAGGGGAAAGAGTCAGGGATCTGATTCAGGCAGGGAATTTTACACAGATGAATTTCTCCAGCCTTCAGGGAAATCCCCTTCACAAAAATACCAGGTGGTGCAGGAGACAGGTTTTAGATGGAAACGTGCATCTGCTGGGAACTGATATGCACCATATCAATCAGAGAACACCGGATATAAAGAAAGCAGTCAGCTGGCTGAGCAGAAACTGCACACGGAGCAGGCTGTACTGGATGGTCTGGAAAAATCCGGCTTACATCATTAAGAAAAAAGAAGGAATGGGCAGGTAG
- a CDS encoding aldose 1-epimerase family protein, with protein sequence MIYEITNNGISARVDSLGAQLISFMDEQGTEYIWQRNPKVWSSCSPLLFPIIGNLRNGKTIIGGKVWEMPKHGFTRNTQFHLLNRTESSVTLGMSDSDFPEDSFPFAFEFSITYSLDGKTLTFFTEIRNPADRELPFCYGLHPAIRCPLFAGESFDDYVIRFGRPQLRGYRAYDLEKLQFDKNSEHPFPGSGTDISLSHSLFSEDALWFDRPDSHEVSIINPRSGRGIHAHFEDFATVAFWTKPVPEAEYICIEPWNGSSACSDEDDEFLHKNHLRILKKGEQASYRLSLEILQEYV encoded by the coding sequence ATGATCTATGAAATCACCAACAATGGTATCTCTGCCCGGGTGGACAGTCTGGGGGCACAGCTCATCTCTTTTATGGACGAGCAGGGCACAGAATATATCTGGCAGCGAAATCCTAAGGTCTGGTCCAGTTGCTCCCCTCTCCTCTTCCCCATTATCGGAAACCTCAGAAACGGAAAAACGATTATCGGGGGAAAGGTATGGGAGATGCCCAAGCATGGCTTTACGAGAAATACTCAGTTTCATCTTTTAAACCGCACAGAATCCTCCGTCACGCTGGGCATGTCTGATTCAGACTTCCCGGAGGACTCGTTTCCCTTTGCCTTCGAGTTTTCCATCACCTACTCCCTGGACGGAAAGACTCTCACCTTTTTCACTGAAATCAGAAATCCGGCAGACCGGGAACTTCCCTTCTGCTACGGACTTCACCCTGCCATCCGATGTCCGCTCTTTGCAGGCGAGTCCTTTGATGACTATGTCATCCGCTTTGGAAGGCCCCAGCTTCGTGGATACAGAGCTTATGACCTTGAAAAGCTCCAGTTTGACAAAAACTCCGAGCACCCCTTCCCCGGAAGTGGGACAGATATTTCCCTGAGTCATTCCCTGTTTTCTGAGGATGCACTCTGGTTTGACCGGCCTGACAGCCACGAGGTGTCCATCATAAATCCGCGATCAGGCCGCGGCATCCATGCTCACTTTGAGGATTTTGCCACCGTAGCATTCTGGACCAAGCCGGTGCCGGAAGCTGAATATATCTGCATCGAGCCCTGGAACGGCTCCTCTGCCTGCTCAGACGAGGATGACGAGTTTCTTCACAAGAATCACCTTCGCATCCTCAAAAAAGGAGAACAGGCTTCCTACAGGCTGAGCCTTGAGATACTGCAGGAGTACGTCTGA
- a CDS encoding YveK family protein — translation MEKNRYEENDEIDLLELFYELKKKLWLIILAAIIGGGAFGLYSKMILVPKYTSTAMMYVLSKETTLTSLADLQIGSQLTQDYKVMITSRPVLQQVVDELGLEYGYKALREKLTIDNPKDTRILTLSVEDPDPILAADIVNTVAECSSEYIGEIMEMIPPKIVEEGEAAVAPTSPNVKKNAVMGAAGGIFLVCAFVAVRVIVNDTVKTEEDVEKYLKLSVLASVPEKDKGKRGQR, via the coding sequence ATGGAAAAAAACAGATATGAGGAAAACGACGAGATTGATCTGTTGGAATTATTTTATGAATTAAAGAAAAAGCTGTGGCTGATTATTCTGGCAGCCATAATCGGCGGAGGGGCATTTGGACTGTACAGCAAGATGATTCTTGTTCCCAAGTACACATCCACAGCCATGATGTATGTTCTATCAAAAGAAACTACTCTGACATCTCTGGCAGATCTCCAGATAGGCAGCCAGCTGACTCAGGATTACAAGGTGATGATAACCAGCCGTCCTGTTCTGCAGCAGGTGGTTGATGAGCTGGGGCTTGAATATGGTTATAAAGCACTGAGAGAAAAACTCACCATCGACAATCCGAAAGATACAAGAATCCTTACCCTGTCGGTAGAGGATCCCGATCCGATCCTGGCGGCAGATATTGTAAACACGGTTGCAGAATGTTCCTCTGAGTATATCGGGGAGATAATGGAGATGATTCCTCCTAAGATTGTGGAGGAGGGCGAGGCGGCCGTCGCACCGACCAGCCCTAATGTTAAGAAAAATGCCGTTATGGGAGCAGCAGGCGGAATCTTTCTGGTCTGTGCTTTCGTTGCAGTCCGCGTGATTGTGAACGACACTGTGAAGACAGAGGAGGATGTGGAGAAATATCTGAAACTGTCTGTACTGGCGTCTGTTCCGGAAAAGGATAAAGGAAAGAGAGGGCAGCGCTGA
- a CDS encoding TatD family hydrolase, protein MKQSERWMEEGKTGNTAKQPGITDSHAHLCSRQLFPRWEEVVREARKAGIEKILIVCTEVEEARKASRMAEGDPMFDVAAAFYPNDILKVTDRDWEEMEQLIRSPQIKVVGEIGMDYYPYENPVPKEMQKQAFIRQMRLANELGKPVSIHMRLATEDTRSYMKEYLRVPGIMHCYSGGYRAMGDFLDMGMYISFSGNITFELEDEETQRAVREVPMDRILIETDAPSLTPAPVQDRENEPKYITHVIDHICRLRGIERETLIHASSENYKRLIEKGR, encoded by the coding sequence ATGAAGCAGTCTGAGAGATGGATGGAGGAAGGAAAAACCGGAAATACCGCAAAGCAGCCGGGGATTACGGACAGTCACGCGCACCTGTGTTCGAGACAGCTTTTTCCCAGATGGGAGGAAGTGGTGAGGGAGGCCAGAAAAGCCGGAATTGAGAAGATCCTCATTGTCTGCACCGAGGTGGAGGAGGCCAGAAAGGCCAGCAGAATGGCAGAAGGAGATCCCATGTTTGATGTGGCAGCAGCCTTTTATCCAAATGATATCCTGAAGGTGACAGACAGAGACTGGGAAGAGATGGAACAGCTTATACGAAGCCCTCAGATCAAAGTGGTGGGGGAGATAGGAATGGATTATTACCCCTATGAGAATCCCGTCCCGAAGGAGATGCAGAAGCAGGCCTTCATTCGCCAGATGCGCCTGGCCAATGAGCTGGGAAAGCCGGTTTCCATTCATATGCGGCTGGCTACGGAGGACACCCGAAGCTATATGAAAGAATATCTGCGTGTTCCGGGAATCATGCACTGCTACAGCGGAGGATACCGGGCTATGGGAGATTTCCTGGATATGGGAATGTACATTTCTTTTTCGGGAAATATTACCTTTGAGCTGGAGGATGAGGAAACACAGAGAGCGGTGAGAGAGGTTCCCATGGACAGGATTCTGATAGAAACAGATGCTCCTTCTCTGACGCCGGCTCCTGTTCAGGACAGAGAGAATGAGCCGAAATATATCACCCATGTGATCGACCATATCTGCCGCCTGAGAGGAATCGAACGGGAAACGCTGATCCATGCTTCTTCAGAAAACTATAAAAGACTCATAGAAAAGGGGAGATAA